From a region of the Lactuca sativa cultivar Salinas chromosome 4, Lsat_Salinas_v11, whole genome shotgun sequence genome:
- the LOC111910679 gene encoding basic leucine zipper 4: MSSSIFPSTGYHVSFNGYLDDIFSDFPPQNPLLFSSSDNSTQKTNGSSSGSDDCGTNQWAVNMNDERRRKRMISNRESAKRSRVRKQKHLENLKNQVTRYTMGNEELKNRLRFVNHNGQLLKRENDRLRSASLMLQQTLSNLHQLLLVEDLHYPLL, encoded by the coding sequence ATGTCGTCTTCAATCTTCCCTTCCACCGGTTATCATGTCTCCTTTAATGGATACCTCGACGACATTTTTTCCGATTTCCCACCTCAAAATCCTCTCCTTTTCTCCTCTTCTGACAACTCCACCCAGAAAACCAATGGCTCAAGTTCAGGCTCCGATGACTGTGGAACGAATCAGTGGGCAGTTAACATGAATGATGAACGTAGGAGGAAACGAATGATCTCAAACAGAGAATCAGCCAAACGATCCCGCGTGAGAAAACAAAAGCACTTGGAAAATCTAAAGAACCAGGTAACCCGTTATACGATGGGTAATGAAGAACTTAAAAACAGGTTAAGATTTGTGAACCATAATGGACAACTACTCAAGCGAGAAAACGACAGACTCCGTTCAGCGTCTTTGATGCTCCAACAAACACTCTCGAATTTACATCAATTACTTCTCGTTGAGGATCTCCACTACCCATTATTATAG